One Babylonia areolata isolate BAREFJ2019XMU chromosome 27, ASM4173473v1, whole genome shotgun sequence DNA window includes the following coding sequences:
- the LOC143301475 gene encoding uncharacterized protein LOC143301475 — MKLVFLLSMILLAAMVHETEAGFFRSLGRRIKTTVGKVSSGVKDAARSVASRVKGAVGSVRRTVKEGVDNVRDSARDSVRQLRDRLRGTLGRILRGKRSVLTLNRLDDVNAIDIAKTLNLDFPDVQDAFVRCDVDKSGSLDGQEVLTFLNEIENLDVSKIPHQSNKF, encoded by the exons ATGAAGCTGGTGTTTCTGCTGTCCATGATACTGCTCGCTGCCATGGTGCACGAGACGGAGGCCGGCTTTTTCCGGAGTCTGGGTCGCCGAATCAAGACGACAGTAGGAAAGGTTAGCTCAGGGGTCAAGGACGCTGCTAGGTCGGTGGCTTCACGAGTCAAGGGCGCCGTTGGGTCAGTTCGACGAACGGTGAAAGAAGGCGTGGACAACGTCCGTGACAGTGCGCGCGACTCTGTCAGGCAACTGCGGGACCGTCTGAGAGGAACT CTGGGCAGGATCTTGCGAGGGAAAAGATCTGTCCTGACCTTGAACCGTCTGGATGACGTCAATGCCATTGACATCGCCAAGACCTTGAACCTTGACTTTCCTGATGTACAGGACGCGTTTGTTCGTTGTGATG tggacaAGAGTGGTTCACTTGACGGCCAAGAAGTTCTTACATTTTTGAATGAGATCG AGAATTTGGACGTATCTAAAATTCCTCACCAGTCAAACAAATTTTGA